In a genomic window of Deltaproteobacteria bacterium:
- a CDS encoding metallophosphoesterase produces MKILHTADIHLRTKGDERWQTLESLVLLGRKEGIDLLVVSGDLFDGEGDAEELRPAIREVFSQTGFKIVLIPGNHDRDAYRKDVWFGEDVVVLTRLDAPFEYKTVRIWGMPFEPIGGEEILRRLRILGSRLASDRCEILLYHGELLDAFFSRGDFGEEGEERYMPVKLSYFKDLDLDYVLAGHFHSRIHFWSLAKGGYFVYPGSPVSITRRERGRRKVNLFEPGSMPSEYPLDSPHFEEVVIELDPFGDEKPLEVVRGRLGGICGEARIILTVKGFLNGRTAGMGESRLVEEIKGICGGRCVEEHYEFKDIESILEDDLFRSFVEKLGRIGYKEREKEEVLKIATRAMMDAMR; encoded by the coding sequence ATGAAGATCCTCCATACGGCTGACATCCATCTCAGGACCAAAGGAGATGAGAGGTGGCAGACCCTTGAGTCTCTCGTCTTGCTGGGCAGGAAGGAGGGTATCGATCTACTCGTGGTGAGCGGGGACCTCTTCGACGGGGAGGGAGACGCCGAAGAGCTGCGGCCGGCAATACGGGAGGTCTTTTCTCAGACAGGGTTCAAGATTGTTCTGATTCCCGGGAATCACGACAGGGACGCGTACAGGAAGGATGTCTGGTTCGGGGAAGACGTGGTCGTCCTGACCCGTCTCGATGCTCCGTTCGAATACAAGACGGTGAGGATTTGGGGGATGCCCTTTGAGCCCATAGGAGGGGAGGAGATCCTCCGGAGGCTCAGGATCCTGGGAAGCCGCCTCGCCTCGGACAGATGCGAGATACTGCTGTACCACGGGGAACTGCTGGATGCATTCTTCTCGAGAGGGGACTTTGGTGAGGAAGGCGAAGAGAGATACATGCCGGTCAAACTCTCCTATTTCAAGGACCTGGACCTCGACTATGTCCTCGCCGGTCATTTCCATTCGAGGATCCATTTCTGGAGTCTGGCCAAGGGGGGGTATTTCGTGTATCCGGGCTCTCCTGTGTCGATAACGAGAAGGGAGAGGGGCCGGAGGAAGGTCAATCTTTTTGAGCCTGGTAGTATGCCGTCCGAGTACCCCCTGGATTCGCCTCATTTTGAGGAGGTGGTGATAGAACTCGATCCCTTTGGAGACGAGAAGCCCCTCGAGGTGGTGAGGGGACGTCTCGGTGGAATTTGCGGTGAGGCGAGAATCATTCTCACCGTCAAGGGCTTCCTGAACGGCAGGACCGCCGGGATGGGAGAGAGCCGGCTTGTGGAAGAGATCAAGGGGATTTGTGGGGGGAGGTGCGTAGAGGAACATTATGAGTTCAAGGATATCGAGTCGATCCTCGAGGACGATCTGTTCAGGAGTTTTGTCGAAAAATTGGGGCGGATAGGATACAAGGAACGGGAGAAGGAAGAGGTGCTCAAGATCGCGACCAGGGCGATGATGGATGCCATGCGATGA
- a CDS encoding MerR family transcriptional regulator, whose protein sequence is MGSKPFADKIYYRIGEVGRITGVKPHVLRYWESEFKEIRPLKSRSLQRLYRKRDLELILEIRRLLYDEGYTIAGAKPKIRELARSGGRQNKPGIDREKLQEFFVDLKAELEGIRQILE, encoded by the coding sequence TTGGGGTCGAAGCCTTTTGCCGACAAGATCTACTATAGAATAGGAGAGGTTGGCAGGATCACGGGGGTAAAGCCTCATGTCTTGAGGTACTGGGAATCGGAGTTCAAGGAGATTAGGCCCTTGAAGAGTCGATCCCTCCAGCGTCTGTACCGGAAGAGAGACCTGGAGCTGATCCTCGAGATCAGACGGCTTTTGTATGACGAGGGCTACACCATTGCAGGGGCGAAGCCGAAGATAAGGGAGTTGGCCAGGAGCGGTGGGAGGCAGAACAAGCCCGGGATTGACAGGGAGAAGTTGCAAGAGTTTTTTGTCGACCTGAAGGCGGAACTGGAAGGAATCAGACAGATACTGGAGTGA
- a CDS encoding integration host factor subunit alpha produces the protein MTKVDIISSVYEKVGFSKKEAVHAVETIFDVMKETLERGEKIKISGFGNFVVRNKRARRGRNPQTGDDIEISARRILTFKPSQVLKNSLNRANRK, from the coding sequence ATGACAAAGGTGGATATCATCAGCAGTGTGTACGAGAAGGTGGGTTTCTCCAAGAAGGAGGCCGTTCATGCCGTGGAGACGATCTTTGATGTCATGAAGGAGACACTGGAGAGGGGTGAGAAGATCAAGATCTCCGGATTCGGGAATTTTGTTGTGCGGAACAAGCGCGCCAGGAGGGGGCGAAATCCTCAGACCGGTGACGATATCGAGATATCTGCGAGAAGAATCCTGACCTTCAAGCCGAGTCAGGTTCTCAAGAACTCATTGAACAGGGCTAACAGGAAGTGA
- a CDS encoding phenylalanine--tRNA ligase subunit beta has protein sequence MRVPLSWLRDFVSVEVAPESLAETLTMAGLEVSKIDLVGRDWDRELILVGEIVEVRPHPEADRLTVARVAYGSGRVAETVSGAPNVRVGDRGQKVVLALPGASFLDPESGGQRRIILKPAEIRGVRSEGMLCSERELGISEDHSGVMILDPEVPVGTPLQDYLGDTVLDLDLTPNLGRCFSIIGVAREVAALTGQALKRLPPDALALSSEGGWRCLTDENPRKATTSYVSVEILEPELCSRYSACLIEGVRIGPSPMWMQNRLRLAGMRPINNVVDVTNYCMWELGQPLHAFDYEKIRGKRVLVRRAQPGEEIVTLDGVLRGLTDQNLLIADEGGPIAIAGVMGGLDSEVGEGTRSILLEAANFELTSIRRTVQALKLPSEASLRFGKGIDPELTVPTLQRASLLVKGFSGAAVSPEIADAYPVRVEERVIHLSTGEIRRILGMDFPVERVSAILESLEFQCVKTEEPGTLAVTVPTHRLDVSIAVDLIEEVARIHGYDKIPATLMQDVLPPQRSSPYLDFEEQIRDVLAGCGLMEVITYTMTNGESVSKLDPGKREPDLSEFIRLVNPVSLDKTVMRRSLLAGMLETVCFNSRFSNQLMFFEIGRVYRPLPDQELPEEEHRLGIVVSGPADKGWWGGPESGMVGFFHLKGILDVLFGRLGVVPCEYVPATYGPFHPGKSAVVRAGGEDAGYLGELHPDVQRNFELPDQPVAAAELNLDLLFGRRRERRYRPISPFPAAREDLAVVLKEEIPFHEIVSVVMEAGSPLVKEVELFDVWRGAKIPEGEKSIAFSLVYQADDHVLRAEEIKETRENIIDRLSNALGARLRE, from the coding sequence ATGCGAGTTCCCTTGAGTTGGCTGAGGGATTTTGTCTCTGTTGAGGTCGCCCCCGAATCACTGGCGGAAACTCTGACCATGGCCGGCCTGGAGGTCTCAAAGATAGACCTTGTGGGCCGGGACTGGGACAGGGAACTGATCCTGGTGGGCGAGATCGTGGAGGTCAGACCGCACCCGGAGGCCGACAGATTGACCGTCGCCAGGGTGGCTTATGGATCGGGCCGCGTGGCCGAAACCGTGAGTGGAGCACCGAACGTCCGGGTTGGTGACCGGGGGCAAAAGGTTGTTCTGGCCCTTCCCGGTGCTTCCTTCCTGGATCCTGAATCGGGTGGACAACGGCGGATCATCCTGAAGCCCGCGGAGATAAGGGGAGTTCGGTCAGAGGGGATGCTCTGTTCAGAGAGAGAACTCGGTATCTCGGAAGATCACAGTGGCGTGATGATCCTCGATCCAGAGGTGCCCGTGGGTACTCCCCTTCAGGACTATCTCGGCGATACCGTGCTGGATCTCGACCTGACCCCGAATCTCGGCCGGTGTTTCTCGATCATAGGGGTAGCCCGAGAGGTGGCAGCCCTGACAGGTCAGGCCTTGAAGAGGCTTCCCCCCGACGCCCTTGCTCTGAGCAGCGAGGGAGGATGGAGGTGTTTGACCGATGAGAACCCGCGGAAGGCCACGACGAGTTATGTGAGTGTGGAGATCCTTGAGCCGGAGCTCTGCTCCAGATACTCCGCTTGTCTGATCGAGGGGGTGAGGATCGGGCCGTCTCCCATGTGGATGCAGAATCGCCTGCGCTTGGCCGGGATGCGTCCCATCAACAACGTGGTGGATGTGACCAACTACTGCATGTGGGAATTGGGTCAGCCCCTCCATGCCTTCGACTATGAGAAGATAAGGGGTAAGAGGGTATTGGTCCGGAGAGCGCAGCCGGGGGAAGAGATAGTCACCCTCGATGGCGTGCTCAGGGGACTCACGGACCAGAACCTCTTGATAGCGGACGAGGGCGGGCCGATCGCCATCGCAGGTGTCATGGGAGGGCTCGATTCGGAAGTCGGCGAGGGTACCAGATCGATTCTCCTGGAGGCGGCGAACTTCGAGCTGACCAGCATCAGACGGACCGTGCAGGCCCTCAAGCTCCCCAGCGAGGCCTCTCTCCGATTCGGCAAGGGTATCGATCCTGAGCTGACGGTTCCGACCTTACAACGGGCAAGCCTTCTGGTCAAGGGATTTTCCGGGGCTGCGGTCTCCCCTGAGATTGCCGATGCCTATCCTGTCAGGGTGGAGGAGAGAGTCATCCACCTGAGCACGGGTGAGATCAGGAGAATCCTCGGCATGGATTTCCCGGTGGAGAGGGTCTCGGCTATTCTCGAGTCTCTGGAATTCCAGTGCGTGAAGACAGAGGAGCCGGGGACCCTCGCCGTGACGGTCCCCACCCACCGTCTTGATGTCTCCATTGCCGTGGATCTCATAGAAGAGGTGGCCAGAATCCACGGGTATGACAAGATTCCGGCCACTCTGATGCAAGACGTTCTGCCGCCCCAGCGGTCCAGCCCCTATCTGGACTTTGAGGAACAGATACGGGACGTACTGGCAGGCTGCGGTCTCATGGAGGTCATCACCTACACCATGACCAACGGGGAGAGTGTCTCCAAACTCGATCCCGGTAAGAGAGAGCCCGATCTGTCGGAGTTCATCAGGCTGGTGAACCCGGTCAGCCTGGACAAGACGGTCATGCGGAGGAGTCTCCTGGCCGGGATGCTCGAGACGGTCTGTTTCAATTCCAGATTCTCAAACCAGTTGATGTTCTTTGAGATTGGCCGGGTCTATCGGCCTTTGCCTGATCAGGAGCTTCCGGAGGAGGAACATCGCCTGGGGATCGTGGTTTCCGGTCCCGCGGACAAGGGATGGTGGGGCGGTCCGGAGAGCGGCATGGTTGGATTCTTCCATTTGAAGGGCATTCTTGACGTTCTTTTCGGCCGTTTGGGGGTTGTCCCCTGCGAGTATGTTCCTGCCACTTACGGGCCATTCCATCCGGGTAAGAGCGCGGTAGTCCGTGCCGGCGGGGAAGACGCGGGGTACCTCGGCGAACTCCATCCGGATGTCCAACGCAATTTCGAGCTGCCTGATCAACCGGTAGCGGCTGCGGAGTTGAATCTGGATTTGCTCTTCGGACGGAGAAGGGAGCGGCGCTATAGGCCGATTTCACCTTTTCCTGCAGCAAGAGAGGATCTGGCCGTGGTTCTAAAGGAGGAGATCCCGTTCCACGAGATCGTCAGTGTGGTCATGGAAGCTGGGAGCCCCCTCGTCAAAGAGGTGGAGCTCTTTGACGTTTGGAGGGGGGCGAAGATCCCGGAGGGGGAGAAAAGTATTGCCTTTTCCCTTGTTTATCAGGCGGACGATCACGTGCTCAGGGCGGAGGAGATAAAAGAGACGCGGGAGAATATCATCGATAGGCTGTCCAATGCACTGGGAGCCAGACTCAGGGAGTAG
- the pheS gene encoding phenylalanine--tRNA ligase subunit alpha, with product MEEGHLIIERIAHLEEETLSKLKEVETVEALEDWRVKVLGKKSELVRLQRSIGDLPKEERPLVGKRSNLARKRLEEAFESRKEELERLRIDPLLRERIDVTLPGWPVRQGSLHPSTQVLREIHSIFSEMGFQVFDGPEIETDYYNFELLNMPANHPARDMWDTLYISDTLLLRTHTSPGQIRAMKAFCPEPIRVILPGKCYRYEAITARSEVMFHQVEGLAVGRKITMADLKGVLIEFGRKMFGSERKIRFRCSHFPFTEPSVEVDMDCLVCGGAGCSVCKYTGWVEILGAGMVHPKVLENGGYDPEVFSGFAFGMGPERIFMLKYGIDDIRLFFRNDLRFLKQFG from the coding sequence ATGGAAGAGGGTCATTTGATCATAGAGAGGATCGCACATCTGGAGGAGGAGACTCTCTCAAAGCTCAAAGAGGTTGAAACGGTCGAGGCTCTTGAAGACTGGCGAGTCAAGGTGCTCGGCAAGAAATCCGAGCTCGTGAGGCTCCAGAGAAGCATCGGAGACCTTCCAAAAGAGGAGCGCCCCCTTGTGGGGAAGCGGTCCAACCTGGCAAGAAAGAGGCTCGAAGAGGCTTTTGAGAGCCGGAAAGAGGAACTGGAAAGACTGAGAATCGACCCCCTTCTCAGGGAGCGGATCGATGTTACCCTGCCCGGATGGCCGGTGAGACAGGGAAGCCTCCATCCGAGCACTCAGGTGCTCCGGGAGATCCACTCGATCTTTTCAGAAATGGGATTCCAGGTCTTTGACGGGCCAGAGATCGAAACAGACTACTACAATTTTGAACTCCTCAACATGCCTGCCAACCACCCTGCCAGGGATATGTGGGACACCCTGTATATCAGCGACACCCTCCTGTTGCGGACCCATACCTCTCCCGGCCAGATCCGGGCCATGAAGGCTTTCTGCCCCGAACCCATCAGGGTCATTCTGCCTGGAAAGTGCTATCGTTACGAGGCGATCACGGCACGTTCAGAGGTGATGTTCCACCAGGTGGAGGGGCTCGCTGTGGGCAGGAAGATCACCATGGCAGACCTGAAGGGAGTCCTCATCGAGTTTGGCAGGAAGATGTTCGGATCGGAACGCAAGATCCGTTTTCGATGCAGCCACTTTCCCTTCACCGAGCCGAGCGTCGAGGTCGATATGGACTGCCTCGTCTGTGGAGGGGCGGGTTGTTCAGTGTGCAAGTATACGGGATGGGTGGAGATCCTGGGGGCCGGCATGGTGCATCCCAAGGTTCTTGAGAACGGCGGGTATGATCCTGAGGTTTTCAGCGGTTTTGCTTTCGGCATGGGACCCGAACGGATTTTCATGTTGAAGTACGGCATCGATGATATCAGGCTTTTCTTCCGGAACGATCTCCGGTTTCTGAAACAGTTCGGTTGA
- the rplT gene encoding 50S ribosomal protein L20 — protein sequence MPRVTSAVRRKKRKKSILKLAKGFRGGRARLFRTATEAVDRSLRYAYRDRKVRKREFRRLWIARINAAARSYGISYSRLMAGIRKAGIGMDRKVLADMAVSDAGGFAKVVEMAKEKLA from the coding sequence ATGCCGAGAGTGACGAGTGCTGTTAGACGGAAAAAAAGGAAGAAGTCGATTCTTAAACTGGCCAAAGGTTTTCGAGGCGGACGTGCCAGGCTCTTCCGTACGGCGACCGAAGCCGTTGACCGTTCCCTCAGGTATGCATACCGGGACCGCAAGGTTCGCAAGAGGGAGTTCAGGCGGTTGTGGATCGCCAGGATCAACGCCGCGGCTCGGTCCTACGGGATTTCATACAGCCGATTGATGGCCGGGATCCGCAAGGCCGGTATCGGGATGGACCGGAAGGTACTGGCCGATATGGCGGTTTCTGACGCCGGGGGATTTGCAAAAGTCGTGGAGATGGCCAAGGAGAAGTTGGCATAG
- the rpmI gene encoding 50S ribosomal protein L35: MPKQKTNRGAAKRFRTTAKGKIRRQKAFANHILTKKSPKRKRSLRKGTVVHRTNEKEIRKLIPYA; encoded by the coding sequence GTGCCCAAGCAAAAGACGAACAGGGGAGCGGCAAAGCGCTTCAGAACGACTGCAAAGGGGAAGATCAGGCGACAGAAAGCCTTTGCCAACCACATACTCACAAAGAAGTCTCCGAAACGGAAGAGGTCTCTCAGGAAGGGAACAGTGGTTCACAGGACCAATGAAAAGGAAATCAGGAAGTTGATCCCTTACGCCTGA
- a CDS encoding translation initiation factor IF-3 encodes MARRDSSFRERRQEVRVNNRIRAKTVRVIAPEGEQLGVLPIAEALRIAGEYELDLVEVSSKSDPPVCRLMDYGKFKYQQRKKAQEAKKKQAVVQVKEVKLRPKTDVHDLQYKVRHIERFLKEGLKTKVTVVFRGRELSHPEIGQHLLKRVSEEVTEWGLIEQQPKFEGRAMVMMLSPRPNQTVE; translated from the coding sequence ATCGCGAGAAGAGACAGTAGTTTTCGGGAAAGAAGGCAAGAGGTCAGGGTGAACAACCGCATTCGGGCAAAGACGGTGCGGGTGATTGCGCCTGAGGGCGAGCAGCTTGGTGTTCTGCCCATAGCAGAGGCCCTGAGGATTGCCGGAGAATACGAATTGGATCTCGTGGAGGTTTCCTCCAAGTCGGATCCTCCTGTCTGCAGGCTGATGGATTATGGGAAATTCAAGTACCAGCAAAGAAAGAAGGCCCAGGAGGCCAAGAAAAAGCAGGCAGTGGTCCAGGTCAAGGAGGTAAAACTCCGCCCCAAGACAGATGTCCACGATCTCCAGTACAAGGTGAGGCACATAGAGCGGTTTCTGAAAGAGGGGTTGAAAACCAAGGTGACAGTGGTTTTCCGGGGCAGGGAACTGAGCCACCCCGAGATCGGCCAGCATCTCCTGAAGAGAGTGTCGGAAGAGGTCACGGAGTGGGGTCTTATCGAGCAGCAGCCGAAGTTCGAGGGGAGGGCGATGGTTATGATGCTCTCGCCCCGTCCGAACCAAACGGTGGAATAG
- the thrS gene encoding threonine--tRNA ligase has product MDVVTVFLSDGSQTEVEKGISLREVAKRIGRKDLDRIVAARVDGHLVDLESSLNGDASVGFVTEDSPEGLEILRHSASHVMAAAVKELFDGVKVTIGPPIEDGFYYDFDFSRGFTPQDLEAIEKKMREIIRQDVPFVRKEVDRDRAIEMFREMGEPYKVELLEEIPDKTVSLYESGGFLDLCRGPHVASSGKIRAFKLLRVSGAYWRGDERNKQLQRIYGTAFFSREELESYLKKLEEAKKRDHRILGKQLDLFSTHELAGAGLVYWHPRGALIREIIEDFWRREHRRRGYEIVYSPHLYRASLLKVSGHLQFYRESMYSPMDIDGVDYYIKPMNCPGHIMIYQNSIRSYRDLPVRYAELGTVYRYERSGTLTGMFRVRGFTQDDAHIFCTPEQLKDEILGVLNLADFMMRTFEYEYRIYLATRPDKYKGSEALWERATGSLEAALEEFGRGYDVDPGGGVFYGPKIDIKLIDALGRLWQGPTIQVDFNFPESFNIEYVGKDGNRHRVAMIHRTVLGSMERFVGGLIEHYGGAFPLWLAPVQLTVLTITDRSKTYGKEVAARLREAGFRVGEDFRNEKIGLKIREAQLQKVPYMLVIGDREVSGRSVSPRRLDGQQLEPMALDRLIDLVRSEARVPTAE; this is encoded by the coding sequence ATGGATGTCGTTACCGTCTTTCTTTCAGATGGGTCTCAGACAGAGGTGGAAAAGGGAATATCCCTGCGGGAAGTTGCCAAGCGCATAGGCCGGAAGGATCTGGACAGGATCGTCGCGGCCCGGGTCGATGGGCACCTGGTGGACCTGGAGTCCTCCCTCAACGGGGATGCGAGTGTCGGCTTTGTTACCGAAGACTCTCCTGAAGGGTTGGAGATCCTGCGCCACTCGGCCTCTCACGTCATGGCCGCAGCCGTGAAGGAGCTTTTTGACGGAGTCAAGGTGACCATAGGCCCTCCTATCGAGGACGGGTTTTACTATGATTTCGATTTCTCCAGAGGGTTTACTCCTCAGGACCTGGAAGCCATAGAGAAGAAGATGAGGGAGATCATCCGGCAGGATGTACCCTTTGTCCGGAAAGAGGTGGATAGGGATCGGGCGATTGAAATGTTTCGGGAAATGGGGGAGCCCTACAAGGTGGAACTCCTCGAGGAAATTCCGGACAAGACCGTCTCCCTTTATGAATCAGGGGGTTTTCTAGACCTGTGCAGGGGGCCCCACGTAGCCTCTTCAGGAAAGATCAGGGCCTTCAAACTCCTGCGCGTGTCAGGGGCGTATTGGCGGGGAGATGAACGGAACAAGCAGCTCCAGCGCATCTATGGAACGGCCTTTTTTTCCCGGGAGGAGTTGGAATCGTACCTGAAGAAGCTCGAGGAAGCCAAGAAGAGGGATCACCGGATCCTGGGAAAACAACTCGACCTCTTCAGCACCCATGAGTTGGCCGGAGCCGGATTGGTGTACTGGCATCCCCGGGGGGCTCTGATTCGAGAGATTATCGAAGATTTCTGGAGGAGGGAACACCGCAGACGGGGCTACGAAATCGTCTATTCGCCGCATCTGTACAGGGCTTCTCTTCTCAAGGTCAGCGGGCACCTCCAATTCTACCGGGAGAGTATGTATTCTCCCATGGATATCGACGGGGTGGACTACTACATCAAGCCCATGAATTGCCCCGGGCATATCATGATCTACCAGAATTCGATTCGCAGTTACAGGGACCTTCCAGTTCGGTATGCCGAGTTGGGAACCGTCTACCGGTACGAGAGGTCGGGTACCCTCACCGGGATGTTTCGGGTAAGAGGGTTTACCCAGGATGACGCCCACATCTTCTGTACACCCGAGCAGTTGAAGGACGAGATCCTCGGGGTGCTGAACCTTGCCGACTTCATGATGCGAACCTTCGAATACGAATACCGGATCTACCTGGCGACCAGACCGGATAAATACAAGGGATCCGAAGCCCTCTGGGAGCGTGCCACCGGATCCCTGGAGGCGGCTCTTGAGGAGTTTGGGAGAGGGTACGACGTCGACCCCGGAGGGGGGGTCTTCTATGGGCCGAAGATCGACATCAAGCTCATCGACGCCCTGGGTCGTCTGTGGCAGGGTCCGACCATCCAGGTGGATTTCAATTTTCCGGAGAGTTTCAATATCGAGTATGTCGGAAAGGACGGCAATCGGCACAGGGTTGCGATGATTCATAGAACGGTTCTGGGCTCGATGGAGCGTTTTGTCGGCGGGCTCATCGAACACTACGGAGGCGCTTTCCCCCTGTGGTTGGCTCCGGTCCAACTGACCGTTTTGACTATAACGGACCGCAGCAAGACCTATGGCAAGGAGGTGGCGGCGCGGCTTAGGGAGGCCGGCTTCAGGGTAGGGGAAGACTTCAGGAACGAGAAGATCGGTTTGAAGATTCGAGAGGCACAGCTTCAGAAGGTTCCCTATATGCTCGTTATCGGAGACAGGGAGGTCTCGGGCCGGTCCGTGTCACCGAGGAGGCTGGACGGCCAGCAGCTCGAACCCATGGCCCTTGACCGGTTGATCGACCTAGTGAGGTCCGAGGCCAGGGTTCCAACAGCCGAATAA
- the rsmA gene encoding ribosomal RNA small subunit methyltransferase A, which produces MKRGIAKNRWGHLPRKRLGQHFLVDRNAMEKLVAVADLGPEDVVLEIGPGRGEMTLLLARRSRRVVAVEIDESLVGPLKAKTAPLGNVTVIHGDALKVDLEEVCRSSGRRVKIVANLPYQISTPLLRRFIGLRHLISSMVLMLQKEVALRIVAKPRTRQYGALSVFLQLYTTPSIEMVLPPRCFFPRPKVDSALVRFSVNRAPRVEIHDERSFERVVRVSFGHRRKTLKNALRTILPSDLFTCKIEKLMEEVGIDPGRRAETMSLDDFARLTDGLIPYLLPEGQ; this is translated from the coding sequence ATGAAGAGAGGAATCGCCAAGAATAGGTGGGGGCATCTGCCCCGGAAAAGGCTCGGCCAGCACTTCCTCGTGGATAGAAATGCAATGGAGAAGCTCGTCGCGGTTGCCGATTTGGGCCCGGAGGACGTGGTGCTGGAGATCGGACCGGGCCGGGGAGAGATGACGCTGCTCCTGGCCCGGAGAAGCCGGCGGGTCGTCGCCGTTGAGATCGACGAATCTCTGGTCGGCCCTTTGAAGGCCAAGACCGCCCCCCTGGGCAACGTGACCGTGATCCACGGTGACGCCCTCAAGGTAGACCTGGAGGAGGTCTGCCGGTCTAGTGGGAGGAGGGTCAAGATCGTGGCCAACCTCCCCTATCAGATCTCCACTCCCCTGCTGAGGCGTTTCATTGGCCTGCGCCATCTGATTTCTTCCATGGTTCTCATGCTCCAGAAAGAGGTGGCTTTGAGAATCGTTGCGAAGCCAAGAACCAGGCAGTACGGGGCTCTCTCTGTCTTCCTCCAGCTCTACACGACGCCCAGCATCGAGATGGTTCTCCCTCCCCGTTGTTTTTTCCCCCGGCCGAAAGTGGATTCGGCCCTGGTAAGGTTCTCCGTCAACCGGGCTCCAAGGGTCGAGATTCATGATGAAAGGAGCTTCGAACGGGTGGTCCGTGTGTCTTTCGGCCACCGCCGCAAAACCCTCAAGAACGCGCTCAGGACGATTCTCCCAAGTGATCTGTTCACCTGCAAGATCGAAAAGTTGATGGAGGAAGTGGGGATAGACCCTGGAAGGAGGGCCGAAACCATGAGTCTGGATGATTTTGCTCGATTGACGGATGGTCTCATCCCCTATCTGTTGCCAGAGGGGCAGTAA
- the tsaD gene encoding tRNA (adenosine(37)-N6)-threonylcarbamoyltransferase complex transferase subunit TsaD, protein MLILAIESSCDDTAAAVVEEGRKVISSRVSTQIEIHQKYGGIVPELASRRHIETIIPVIRAALEEARTTLDDIDGVAVTCGPGLIGSLLVGLSVAKSIAYAKGKPWLGVNHIDGHLCAVFLERDDVAFPFLGLVVSGGHTSLYRVEGVGLTRLLGRTRDDAAGEVFDKVAKVLGLGYPGGPIIDRLSGKGDRETVSFPRALLSARTLDFSFSGLKTAVVNYLRANPLKENEEDRLAGVASSFQEAVVDVLVRKARQAARIERLERIVVSGGVAANSRLRQRFQEMAGEEGLRVFFPSPGLCTDNAAMIGVVGFHWLRRGWVSPLSLNAFATLPIPAESLVRQGIAGRSLHEERNRQE, encoded by the coding sequence GTGCTGATTTTGGCCATAGAATCCTCATGCGATGACACGGCAGCCGCCGTGGTGGAGGAGGGCAGGAAGGTGATCTCCAGCCGGGTTTCAACCCAGATCGAGATCCACCAGAAGTATGGAGGCATTGTGCCCGAGCTCGCCTCACGGAGGCACATCGAAACCATAATTCCCGTGATCAGGGCTGCCCTGGAAGAGGCTCGGACGACCCTCGATGATATCGACGGTGTTGCCGTCACCTGCGGGCCCGGGCTGATCGGGTCCCTTCTTGTGGGGCTTTCGGTTGCAAAATCGATCGCTTACGCAAAGGGGAAACCCTGGCTCGGAGTCAATCACATCGATGGGCATCTCTGTGCGGTTTTCCTGGAGCGGGACGATGTGGCCTTCCCCTTCCTGGGGCTGGTGGTCTCCGGGGGCCATACCAGCCTCTACCGGGTGGAGGGGGTTGGGCTCACTCGCCTGCTGGGCCGGACGAGGGACGACGCGGCAGGGGAGGTTTTCGACAAGGTGGCCAAGGTATTGGGGCTCGGGTATCCGGGAGGACCGATCATCGACAGATTGTCGGGAAAGGGGGATCGAGAGACGGTGAGTTTCCCCAGGGCGCTCCTGTCGGCAAGAACTCTGGATTTCAGTTTCAGTGGTCTCAAGACCGCGGTGGTCAACTATCTTCGGGCAAACCCTTTGAAGGAAAACGAAGAGGACCGGCTGGCAGGGGTTGCCTCGAGTTTCCAGGAGGCTGTGGTCGATGTGCTGGTGAGAAAAGCAAGGCAAGCCGCGCGCATTGAGAGGCTCGAGAGGATCGTGGTCTCCGGGGGGGTTGCGGCCAACAGCCGGCTCAGGCAGAGATTTCAGGAGATGGCCGGGGAAGAAGGGCTCCGGGTCTTCTTTCCTTCCCCTGGCTTGTGCACCGACAATGCCGCCATGATCGGGGTCGTCGGGTTTCACTGGCTCAGGCGAGGATGGGTCTCTCCCCTCTCACTCAACGCCTTTGCCACTCTGCCGATTCCAGCGGAGAGTCTGGTCAGGCAAGGGATTGCCGGAAGAAGTCTTCATGAAGAGAGGAATCGCCAAGAATAG